One Solanum pennellii chromosome 10, SPENNV200 genomic region harbors:
- the LOC107032358 gene encoding uncharacterized protein LOC107032358 isoform X1, whose protein sequence is MSSDSCIAVLSRSESGAGESSSLIIENFKHDFVQTGNVTTDECMGWTNEKHNAFLDCLETSFVKQLHRSMILRAGCGELNRSSRNLSKKLFNNDIANKQFTAWRDTSWKINIESDKPELLVGQGDEYHHFADLQLCSRLFTEENQRRDKRTSSHGLKERSNLPLPIPAELLKTVSRIAEGSGQNFVDEDFEENSRSKKLKTAMTDTADNKQPMFVEGRVENPVFIEVNSLTSELVEDLLHSRRSSLLKCALAGRERSRRIRGNV, encoded by the exons ATGTCATCGGACAGTTGCATCGCTGTGTTGAGTCGATCGGAATCTGGCGCTGGCGAGTCTTCTTCTCTGATAATTGAGAATTTCAAACATGATTTTGTTCAGACTGGAAATGTAACCACG GATGAGTGCATGGGATGGACAAATGAGAAGCACAATGCGTTTCTTGATTGTCTTGAAACATCATTTGTTAAGCAGTTGCACAGATCAATGATCTTGCGTGCTGGCTGTGGGGAACTGAACAGGAGTTCCAGAAATTTGTCTAAAAAGCTGTTCAACAATGATATAGCTAATAAGCAG TTCACTGCTTGGCGAGATACAAGTTGGAAGATCAATATTGAGAGCGACAAACCTGAGCTATTGGTCGGGCAGGGTGATGAGTACCATCACTTTGCGGATCTCCAATTATGTTCTAGACTCTTTACCGAGGAAAATCAAAGAAGAGATAAGAGGACTTCATCTCATGGACTCAAAGAGAGATCGAATCTGCCCCTTCCCATCCCTGCAGAACTTCTTAAAACAGTTAGCAGAATTGCTG AAGGTTCAGGTCAGAATTTTGTGGATGAAGATTTCGAAGAAAACTCGAGGAGCAAAAAGCTGAAGACAGCCATGACAGATACTGCAGACAATAAGCAA CCTATGTTCGTGGAGGGGAGGGTTGAGAACCCCGTGTTCATAGAGGTCAATTCGTTGACCTCCGAGCTCGTGGAAGACCTGCTGCATTCGCGGAGGTCTAGCTTATTAAAATGCGCATTGGCGGGCAGGGAGCGTTCGCGAAGGATCCGTGGCAATGTTTAA
- the LOC107032358 gene encoding uncharacterized protein LOC107032358 isoform X3: MSSDSCIAVLSRSESGAGESSSLIIENFKHDFVQTGNVTTDECMGWTNEKHNAFLDCLETSFVKQLHRSMILRAGCGELNRSSRNLSKKLFNNDIANKQFTAWRDTSWKINIESDKPELLVGQGDEYHHFADLQLCSRLFTEENQRRDKRTSSHGLKERSNLPLPIPAELLKTVSRIAEGSGQNFVDEDFEENSRSKKLKTAMTDTADNKQIVPTGKFRVQELLTPCSAERNK, encoded by the exons ATGTCATCGGACAGTTGCATCGCTGTGTTGAGTCGATCGGAATCTGGCGCTGGCGAGTCTTCTTCTCTGATAATTGAGAATTTCAAACATGATTTTGTTCAGACTGGAAATGTAACCACG GATGAGTGCATGGGATGGACAAATGAGAAGCACAATGCGTTTCTTGATTGTCTTGAAACATCATTTGTTAAGCAGTTGCACAGATCAATGATCTTGCGTGCTGGCTGTGGGGAACTGAACAGGAGTTCCAGAAATTTGTCTAAAAAGCTGTTCAACAATGATATAGCTAATAAGCAG TTCACTGCTTGGCGAGATACAAGTTGGAAGATCAATATTGAGAGCGACAAACCTGAGCTATTGGTCGGGCAGGGTGATGAGTACCATCACTTTGCGGATCTCCAATTATGTTCTAGACTCTTTACCGAGGAAAATCAAAGAAGAGATAAGAGGACTTCATCTCATGGACTCAAAGAGAGATCGAATCTGCCCCTTCCCATCCCTGCAGAACTTCTTAAAACAGTTAGCAGAATTGCTG AAGGTTCAGGTCAGAATTTTGTGGATGAAGATTTCGAAGAAAACTCGAGGAGCAAAAAGCTGAAGACAGCCATGACAGATACTGCAGACAATAAGCAA ATTGTTCCAACAGGAAAGTTTAGAGTCCAAGAGTTGCTAACGCCATGTTCCGCAGAAAGGAATAAGTAA
- the LOC107032358 gene encoding uncharacterized protein LOC107032358 isoform X2, translating to MSSDSCIAVLSRSESGAGESSSLIIENFKHDFVQTGNDECMGWTNEKHNAFLDCLETSFVKQLHRSMILRAGCGELNRSSRNLSKKLFNNDIANKQFTAWRDTSWKINIESDKPELLVGQGDEYHHFADLQLCSRLFTEENQRRDKRTSSHGLKERSNLPLPIPAELLKTVSRIAEGSGQNFVDEDFEENSRSKKLKTAMTDTADNKQPMFVEGRVENPVFIEVNSLTSELVEDLLHSRRSSLLKCALAGRERSRRIRGNV from the exons ATGTCATCGGACAGTTGCATCGCTGTGTTGAGTCGATCGGAATCTGGCGCTGGCGAGTCTTCTTCTCTGATAATTGAGAATTTCAAACATGATTTTGTTCAGACTGGAAAT GATGAGTGCATGGGATGGACAAATGAGAAGCACAATGCGTTTCTTGATTGTCTTGAAACATCATTTGTTAAGCAGTTGCACAGATCAATGATCTTGCGTGCTGGCTGTGGGGAACTGAACAGGAGTTCCAGAAATTTGTCTAAAAAGCTGTTCAACAATGATATAGCTAATAAGCAG TTCACTGCTTGGCGAGATACAAGTTGGAAGATCAATATTGAGAGCGACAAACCTGAGCTATTGGTCGGGCAGGGTGATGAGTACCATCACTTTGCGGATCTCCAATTATGTTCTAGACTCTTTACCGAGGAAAATCAAAGAAGAGATAAGAGGACTTCATCTCATGGACTCAAAGAGAGATCGAATCTGCCCCTTCCCATCCCTGCAGAACTTCTTAAAACAGTTAGCAGAATTGCTG AAGGTTCAGGTCAGAATTTTGTGGATGAAGATTTCGAAGAAAACTCGAGGAGCAAAAAGCTGAAGACAGCCATGACAGATACTGCAGACAATAAGCAA CCTATGTTCGTGGAGGGGAGGGTTGAGAACCCCGTGTTCATAGAGGTCAATTCGTTGACCTCCGAGCTCGTGGAAGACCTGCTGCATTCGCGGAGGTCTAGCTTATTAAAATGCGCATTGGCGGGCAGGGAGCGTTCGCGAAGGATCCGTGGCAATGTTTAA